TCGATCTTTACGCCGCGCTGCCCGCCGGGCAGAAGCTTGTCCTCGAGCCGGGCGCGCGCGATCTCATCCCGACAGGCGTGCAGATCGCGCTGCCGGCCGGCTATGAGGCGCAGTTGCGTCCGCGCTCCGGTCTCGCCGTCGAACACGGCGTCACGGTGCTGAACGCCCCCGGCACGATCGACTGCGACTATCGCGGCGAAGTGAAGGCGCTGCTCATCAATCATGGCGGCCAGCCTTTCGAGATCACGCGCGGCATGCGAGTGGCCCAACTCGTCGTCGCGCCGGTGACGCGCGCCATATTGGTCGAGGCGGAAGAACTCGACGAAACGGCGCGAGGCGCCGGCGGGTTCGGCTCCACCGGCCTCGGAGACGCCGGCGAATGAAGCTGCTGCCCAAGCCCGCGAGATTTGCGCTGATGGCGGCGCTCGACGTCGCGCTGCACGCGCGGGGACGTCCTGTCTCGTCCAAGGAGCTCGCGGCGCGGCACGACCTGCCGCCGCGCCGGCTCGAAACGCTGCTCCAGGCGCTCGTGCGGGCGGGCATATTGAAAAGCGTGCGCGGCCCGGCGGGCGGCTATGAGCTGGCGCGCGAGAGGCGCCGGCTTTGCGTCGGCGAAATCGTGCGCGTCGCTCTGCGCGCCGAGGAAGACGAGGATCAATCGCCGGCGCTGCTGGTCGCGGTCCTGGAGCCGCTGATCGCCGAGACGGAGGAGGCGGC
The nucleotide sequence above comes from Methylocystis parvus OBBP. Encoded proteins:
- the dut gene encoding dUTP diphosphatase, which codes for MKISIRRLTNGEGLPLPSYASDGAAGLDLYAALPAGQKLVLEPGARDLIPTGVQIALPAGYEAQLRPRSGLAVEHGVTVLNAPGTIDCDYRGEVKALLINHGGQPFEITRGMRVAQLVVAPVTRAILVEAEELDETARGAGGFGSTGLGDAGE
- a CDS encoding RrF2 family transcriptional regulator, producing the protein MKLLPKPARFALMAALDVALHARGRPVSSKELAARHDLPPRRLETLLQALVRAGILKSVRGPAGGYELARERRRLCVGEIVRVALRAEEDEDQSPALLVAVLEPLIAETEEAALSRLDDITLEDLYASAIAKGFGEKQPASDFDI